From Clostridium sp. SY8519:
GGCAGAAAGCCCGAAGCACTTTTTGGAAGGAGTGTGATTGGACATGGTAGAATGGAAGGATTTTGCACAGAAATATGCAGATAAATGCCGCAATCACGATGTGATATCCGAGGAACTGTTTGACCGGTACGGGGTAAAACGGGGCCTGCGTGATAAGAACGGGGCAGGTGTGGTAACCGGCCTGACGAACATCTCCAGGATTGACGCGTTTAAAATGAAAGACGGGAAAAAAACACCCTGCGACGGCGAACTGCGGTACCGCGGCTATAATATCTGTGACCTGGTGGAGGGTATCCACGGCCGCCGTTACGGATATGAGGAAATCGCGTATCTGATTCTGTTCGGAGAACTGCCTTCGGAAGCGGACCTGAATTTCTTTATCGATATTCTTTCCAGATGCCGCCGGCTTCCTACAAATTTCACCCGGGATGTCATTATGAAGGGCCCCACCGGCGATCTGATGAATTCCATGACCCGCAGTGTGCTGACACTGGCGTCCTATGTGGACAATCCCCATGATACGTCCCTGGAAAATGTGCTGATCCAGTGTATTCAGCTGATCAGCGAATTCCCGATGCTTGCAGTTTACAGCTATCATGCCTACAATCACTATGTCAGAGATGACAGTCTGTATATTCACCGGCCGGATCCGAATCTTTCCACCGCGGAAAATATTCTGATGATGCTGCGGCCGGACAAAAAGTTTACCGCTGTGGAGGCAATGGTGCTGGATATCGCCCTGATTCTCCATATGGAGCATGGCGGCGGCAACAACTCCACGTTTACCACCCGGGTGGTTACTTCCGCCGGATCGGACACCTATTCGGTAATCGCCGCAGCGCTTTCTTCCCTGAAAGGACCGCGGCATGGAGGAGCCAATGCCAAAGTGGTGGAAATGATGCGGCATATCCGGGACAATGTGTCGGACATTACAGATGAGGACGAAGTCAGAGATTATCTGGGCCGGATCCTGATGGGAGAGGCCTTTGACGGAAAAGGGCTGATCTATGGCATGGGACACGCGATTTATTCCAAATCCGATCCCAGAGCCAATATTTTCCGCGGCTTTGTCAAACGGCTGGCCGAGGAAAAAGACCGGAAAGATGTCTTTGACTTTTATTCTATGGTAGAGCGTCTGGCTCCGGAGGTCATTGCGGATAAAAGACGGATCTACAAAGGTGTCAGCGCCAATGTGGATTTTTACAGCGGTTTTGTCTACAGCATGCTGGACATCCCGGTGGAGCTGTTTACGCCGATGTTTGCCATGGCGCGTATTGTGGGATGGAGCGCCCACAGACTGGAAGAACTGGTAAATGCGGATAAAATCATCCGTCCGGCCTACACCAGCGTGGTGACGGACCGTGATTACATTCCGATAGAAGAGCGAAAGGATACCCATGTCTGATAAGGAAAAATCACTGGAAACACTGTCTGATTCCGTGTATTACAAAGAATATCTGGGAGAGGCCCGGGCCGCGGATACGCTGTCCGCGGGAGAACTGAACGTATTGTATGAAATGCTCCCTTCCAGGGATCCGGCAGTGACAGACCGTATTGTCAACGGCTGGCTGATGCGGATCATTGCCATGGCGGCAGAGGAGTCGGAAGCGCCGGTTCCCGCCGATGATCTGATCCAGGAGGGAAATATGGCGCTGTGGACCGGGCTGGCGCAGATCGATCATCCCATGCCGGGAACAGAGGTGGACGAACTTCTGAAACAGACGGTACAGAATGCGATGCGGGATTATATCCGGATGGAAACCGGGCACAAATCCCAGGAAGAGGCGGCTGTCGGCAAGGTGGCGCTGGTACGTCAGGCACAGGAGTATCTGGCGGAGACCAACGGAGAAGTGCCGGATTTGAAGACTTTAAGTGAATTTACCAAACTGAGTGAAGCGGAAATCACAGATGTGCTTGCGCTGCTGAAAGAATAACAGCGGAAAAAAGCTGCTGAATCAGGAAGCCCCCGGAAAGGAAGTCGTTCTGACGGGGGACGGATGGTTCAGCAGCTTTCTTCCGGCGCCAGGTTGCAGGCTTTGTCCATCAGGATCTCCATGAAGATCGGAATAATCGGATTCAGGTTGGAGCGGCACCAGACAGCAGTCAGAAACAGAAGGTCTGTCGTGCCTTCCAGGGGGACGTTGGCGACGGCCCTGTTTAAGAGGGAGATGCTGTTGGAATCCTGTACCGTGTATCCCAGGCCGGATTCGATGTTCAGCAGCATGTCCTGAATACTGCGGGCCGTGATGATCTTGCGGGGGGTGAAGCCGTTGGCGGCGCACAGGTCGATAAGGCTGTTGTAAGCGCCGTGGGATACATCCGGAGAGATGGCGATTAGGGTATCTTCCGCCATCTGGTTAATGTTGACGCCGGATTTTCCCGCCAGCGGATGGGATTTCGGCATGGCGCACACGCCGGTGCTGCAACGGAAATTCTGGGAAACGATTTTATCCTGGGGGAAATCGGTCAGATCAAACGCCATCGTCAGGGCGATATCTACCTGACCGTTCAGGACATTTTCCCGGAGATCCTTGAAATTTCCGGACTGAATGTCTACATTGATGAGCGGGTGTTTCTTTCGGAGGGTTTTCAGTACTTCCGGCAGGAAATTATCGGAACGCTGCGTCTCGATGACGCCGATGCGCAGAAGGCCGCTCTGGCCGATTTCCACATTGCGCGCCTGATCCACAGCCTGGTCGATTTCCTTCATTAAGCGGGAAAATTCGCGGTACAGAACAGCGCCGCCCGGGGTTAAGCGGACGTATTTCCTGGTGCGGATAAAGAGCTTCATATTCAGTTCGTTTTCAAGATTGGATATATTGCGGCTGAGGGAAGACTGCGCAATAAAGAGATGATTGGCAGCTTCGGTAAAATTCAGGCACTGGGCCACCTGAAGAAAACATTGAATCTGAAAGGTTGTCATCCTTGCCTCCGAAAGGGTATGCGTCTGCATACCGGCACTTTATTTTGTAAGTATTTTATCCAATTGAAGGGAAAAAAGCAAGAAATTACAGCCGGAGGGCGAAGGCCTCGGAAAGGAGAACCCGGAATGGAACAGAACTATCAGAAAGAAAGAGCGGCAGTGACGGATGTCTGCCATAAATTATGGCAGAGGGGAATCGTCGCGGCAAATGACGGAAATGTGTCCGTGAAACTGGATGAGAATCATTTCCTCTGCACGCCTTCCGGTGTCAGCAAGATCGATATTACACCGGATATGCTGGTGGAAGTCGATGGAAGCGGACAGGTGCTGTACGCAAAGGACGGCTTAAAACCTTCCTCCGAAATGAAAATGCACTTCCGCTGTTATGAGAAGAGAAAGGATGTCAGGGCAGTGGTACACGCCCATCCGCCGGTGTCTACCAGCTACGCGTCCATGGAACGGGCGCTGGACGGCTATCAGATTATGGAATCCATCGTCAATCTCGGCGCCGTTCCGGTGGCGCCCTACGCGCGTCCCTCTTCGGACCAGGTGCCGGATTCCATTACCCCGTATCTGGAACACCATGACGCGATTCTGCTGGCCCATCACGGCGCCCTGACGCTGGGAGACTGTCTGCAGACCGCATATTTCCGTATGGAGACACTGGAAATGACAGCGAAGATGTCTCTTTGCATCCATTTGCTGGGCGGCGAGAAGGATCTGCCCAGGGAAAAAATTGACGAACTGATCGACTTAAGAGAGAACGGGTACCGCCTGACCGGACGGCATCCGGGTTATGTAAAATATAACAGCACAGAGGAAATCGGCGAATGATCGTATTTGTAACCGGCGGCAGCGGCAGCGGCAAATCGGAATACGCGGAGTCCGTGAGTCTGGCACTGGGGAAAAACAGAAAAAAAATTTACCTGGCTACGATGCGGAATCAGAACGCGGTCAGTCAGGCGAGGGTGGACCGCCACAGAAAATTAAGAGCGGGCAAAGGGTTTGAAACCCTGGAACAGGCAGCCGGACTGGAAGACATCCGTCTTCCGGGAAGACCGGTGGTGCTTCTGGAGTGCCTGTCCAATCTGCTGGCGAATGAGATGTTCGCGCCGGCAGACGGGACGGACAGAAAGGAACGGCTGCAGGAAGTGATCCTCGGGGGAATCCGCCATCTGGCACAGGAAGCAGAGCACCTGGTGATTGTGAGCAACCAGGTGTTTTCTGACGGCCGTGCCTATGATCGGGAGACCTTGCGTTACATGCAGGTGTTAGGCGGATTAAACGCCTCCTGCGGGGAGATGGCAGATGAAGCCTGGGAAGTAGTCTGCGGGATACCGGCGGCGCTGAAACAGACAGGAGCAGAAAATGAAGTTAATTGAAAATCTGATCGTGGCATTTTCCATGTATTCCAAGATACCGATGCCGCATATCGAATGGAACAAGGAAAATATGCGTTATACACTTTGTTTTTTTCCGCTGATCGGGTGTGTGATCGGCCTGTTAAACTGGGCCTGGTTCCGGATAACCCTGCTGGCGGATTTCCATTCCTCCTTTGTGACGGCAGTCTTTCTGCTGATCCCGATTCTTGTCACCGGAGGAATTCATATGGATGGTCTGCTGGATACCGCGGACGCCCTGTCCTCCTGGCAGCCAAGGGAGCGGCGGCTGGAAATTCTGAAGGATTCCCATGCGGGAGCCTTTGCCATTATTACCTGCTGCTGTTATTTTATTGCGCTGTTTGGAATCTGGTCGCAGATTACGCCGAAGGCATTGCTGGTGCTGGGCGTCGGCTTCAGCTTAAGCCGGGCCCTCAGCGGCTACGGCGTGGCTGTCATCCCCTGTGCCAAAGGCAGCGGACTGGCCCATACGTTTGCGGAAGCAGCAGACCGGAAGATCTGCCGCAGGGTGCTGACAGCAGAAATCGTCCTGTGTGCCGGCACCATGACTGTCATAGATCCGGTGCGGGGCGCGTTTGCGGCGGCTGCCGCCTTTCTGACCTTCCTGGCCTGCCGCCGGCTGGCCCTGCGCAAGTTTGGCGGTACCACAGGGGATATTCAGGGATTTTTTCTTCAGATGTGTGAACTGATTATGACTTTTGCGGCTGTACTGGGAGGTGCCTTATGTTCCTGATTGTCGGAGGAAGATTTCAGGGAAAAACCGAATTTGCCCGCAGGCTTGCGGAAAAACAGAAAAAAACGGGGTCCCTGCAGGTCCTGGACTGCCGGGAGATTCCGGAGGGACAGCCGGTGGAACTGTCGCTGGGACAGATGGCGCAGGCAGATGTGGTGGCCTGTTATGAAGTGTTTGTAAAGAAGCTGCTGGAAGAACAGCGGAACGCGGCAGCACTGACGGAAGATCTGGTGTGCGGGAATCCGGAAGTAATTGTGACGATGACGGAGCTGGGGTGCGGCATCGTTCCGATGGATGCCGGGGACGTCGCGTGGAGAGAGGCCAGCGGCAGAATCGGCTGTGCCCTTGCCGCAGGAGCAGAGGAAGTCTGGCGGATGGTCTGCGGGCTGCCCCAGAAGTTAAAATAGTGTACCGGGCAGAAAAAATAATGCTTCCGGCAGTCTGCACAAAGAAATAACATGGGAAAAGAGACGGTTTTACGCGGAACACGCGGAGCCGTCTTTTTGTATTTTTCGGAAAATATGTGAAATCCTGCCAATGTCAAATAAAATTCCATGTGTTATAGTCCAAATGTAACAAATGTTGGAGCGCAAGGGGGCAGAAAAGTTATGAAAGAAATTTTTGAACAATACGGAGCGGTTATCATTACCATTGTCGCGATTATTGCGCTGCTTGCCATTCTGCACGCGTTGCTGGACCAGTCGGATGGAGGTATTGTATACCGGGCCTTTACCGGTGTGCTGGAAGATTTCTACAAAAATGCCCAGGGATATCTGCCGGGAAAGTAAGCAATACAGGGGGAAGGAAAGTTGCGGGAAGAGAAGAAGTGGGATTATGTCCTGGAACCGGAAGATTACGGACCGCTGTGGCGGTGGGTCAGGGATACGGATATTACGGATATTGATTACAACGGAACCTCTTTATGGATTACCGACAGCCGGAATATACGCAGGCAGGAGTCTGCGGCAGGGATCAGCGCCGCCTTTGTGGAGCGATTCTGCGCGCTGATTGCCAATCAGGTGAGCTGTCAGTTCAACAAGGTAAACAATCTGCTGGAAGCGGAGACAGACTGTCTGCGGATCAGCATTGTCCATGAGTCCGCGGCGATTTCCGGCCGCAGTATCTGTATCCGCAAGTCATTGCCGATCTGCAGAATTACCTGCGAAAGCGCGGTGCAGACCGGATACTGCAGTGAGCGGATCCTGAATTTCCTGATTCATTGTGTCCGGGCGCAGATGAATCTGGTTTTTATTGGGGAGCCCGGCTGCGGCAAGACAGAAGCGGCAAAATTTTTTTCCACATTTATTCCGGCGCAGGACCGGGTGATTACGATTGAGGATACGCCGGAGTGGCACTACCGGGAGATGAACCCGGGAAAAGACTGCGTAGAGATCCGGGTGGGGCCGCATATGACGTATACCAAGGCGATCCGTACCAGTCTGCGGCAGAATCCCCGCTGGCTGATGCTGTCGGAAGCCAGGTCCACAGAAGTGAAGAGCCTTCTGGAATGTCTGTCCACCGGCGTGCACGGGATTACGACACTGCATGCGGATGATGTGCGCAAGGTGCCGGACCGGATTTTGAATATGATGCCGGACCGGACAGACGCGGATCGGCTGGAAAATGATGTCTATGCGTTCCTGGATACGGCGGTGCTGATTCGAAGAGTCTGGGATCCGGTCAGCGGAACCGTCCGGCGCGCGATTGACCAGATTGGCATTCTGTCTAGGGATCCCGCAGGCAATCACATGGTACAGATTCTGGAGGGCGGACAGGAAAATGGGACAGCGCTTCCCGAGGATTTCTTGGAACGCATGCGGAGAAACGGAATTACAGATCCCTATCGGACGGATGGACCCGACAGGGCAGAAAACCGGTTACTGAAAAAATAAGACCGACGCTTTCAGTCCGGCAGACAGGGAGGAATTGCGGATGAGCAGAAAGAACAGAAAGATCCGGCTGCGGAACAAAAGGAACAGGCATCCGGACAGGGCGGATTTCCATGGGTATGGACTGGCGGAGCATCCGGCGCGGCAGGCCGCTGTGTTTTTCGCCGCGGCAGGGCTCTGCGGGCTGTTCTGCGCGGGATTTCGGACCGGCTGGCTGTTTTTCTTTCTTACGGTGGCAGCAGTGGAGACACAGGTGCCGTCCCTTCTGTATCTGCACTGGCGCAGAGTGTATGAGACCAGGCGTTTTCAGGAAGTGCGGGCTTATATGGAGCAGATGGAATATTCTTTTCTGGAGAGCGGGAAGCTTTTAAACGCCTGGAAGGAAACCTATGCAGCCATGCCGGAAGGCCCGATGGGACATCAGCTGAGGGAAGCGCTGCATACGGTACTGGAGGCTAGCACACCCGGACGTCCGGAACGCTGTGCCTGCAGACAGATCGAGGAGAATTACGGCTGCCCGGAACTGACGCGTATGCACGACTTTCTGCTGAACGCGGAGGAGATCGGGGGAGATATGCGGGAATCCATCCGCATTCTGCTGAAAGAAGGGGAATTATGGGAAAAACGTGTGCAGAAGCATCGAAAGGAACAGCTCCGGTATCTGCGGGACGTGGTTGTGGCCATCGGTCTGTCGGCGGGAATCTGCATGGCGGCACTGGCAATGCTTCCGGGAGAAACACGGATTTATGCCCATCCGCTGGTGCGGATCACGGATCTGGCCCTGATTTTTCTGGATATCCGGATTCTGCGCCGAACCATGGCGGCAGTCTCCGGATCTTTGCTGCAGCAGAAGGAAACACAGCGGGAGATACTGCTTCGCTATGAACGGTACCAAAGCTGGACACCGGAAAAAGAAAGAAAAGTTTCACTGGTTCTGGCGGCGATACCGGCCGCGGGGATGGCGGCCGCCGGGGCGGCGCATCTGGACAGCCTGCTTCCGCCGCTGGCTGCAGCAGCGGTACTGGCCCTGTTTCAGCATAGAATCCGGCATGGACTGGACAGAAAACGTGTCCATACAGATATGTGCCGGGCTTTTCCGGAGTGGCTGCTGCAGATGGGGCTGCTGCTGCAGAGTGAAAATGTACATGTAAGCATTACACGGTCGCTGGATCAGGCGCCGCTGATCCTGCAGGAGGAATTGCGGAAGCTGCTGCGGGGAATGAAGCGCAGCCCGGAATCCCAGACACCCTATCAGAATTTCCTGAAAGAATATGGGGTGCGGGAAGCGGCGCCGGCAATGCGGATGCTTTATACAGTGGCAGCGGGAAGCGGCGGAAATCCGTCGGATCAGATTGCCGCCCTTGTGGAAAAAAACATGGATCTGTACGATCAGACCAGGCGGGAGGCAGACGCGGACCGGCTGGCAGGCCTGTATACCATGTTTCTGATTCCTTCTGTGACCGGCATGCTGAAACTGGCGGCAGATATGACCATGTTTATGCTGACCTATTTCGGGACGCTGGCCCGGCTGGGCAGCTGACAGATTACAGATTACAGGGAGGAACTGTGCATGAGTGAAATCATCAAAGCGTTTCTTGGAATTTATCTGATTGTCCTGTTTCTGACCGTATCCGTCAGTCTGCTGGGAGTTTCGGCCGAGCGGGCCGGGGCCAGCGAGGCGCTGCACACCTATGCGAGAGAGCTGCAGGAAGGCAATTACGCCCGGCCGGTTTTTCAGACATGCGGAAAACAGGCAGCGGAAAAGTGCTGGAAACTGACGGCTGATCTGGAGTATGACACGGGCACCGGGCAGCGTGTGGAGATTTCAAAAGAGGGGGAGCCAGACAGAATCCCTCCGACGGGTCAGGCGGCAGGAGAAATACGGAAGGCGCGTCTGTGCCTGGAATATCCGGTCAGGCTGCCGCTGTTTCGGATTTATGGGAGCGGAAAAGTGTTTTGTACGGCATAAAGCAGACCGGAAGAGTGTTCTGCACGGCATAAAGCCGGCCGGAATGAATTCCATGGCAGAACGAGGAGGGAAAAACAGTGAAAGAACTATTGGAGGAGTATGGCTTAAGCCTGGTTTATCTGTGTGCCGGAGGAGTTTTCGCGCGCGTGCTGCTGCAGGTTCTGAAGCAGGTATCCTAGGGAACACGGAAAGACGGAGGGGAGCGTTTGTATGAAACAGATATTCCGTACCTACGGCGCGGCGCTTCTGACGGGTGCGGCGGTTTTGCTGGCGCTGTCTCTGCTTCTGACAGGAAGCGGCGGACAGGGAACAGGATTTTTTTCTGCAGCCGGTGGACTGACAGCAGGAGCCTGGTCGGGAGAAACAGCCGGAAATCCGGAAAAAGGAGCAGAAAACAAGATGGATCCTTCCGCAGAAAAGAACCGTCTGCAGCTTACGCTGCAGCCGGGAGTGATTTCGGCCGGCCGGGAATACAAAGCGGAAGATCTTTTTGCGGCCTTCGATCCGCAGGGAAAGCCGGCGGAGGCAGAATTTTACGCAGCATCGGTACGGCCGGCATCCGGCTGCCGAATTTCACGGAATCCTGCGGCCGGCGGTCAGTCGTTTTATTTTTCCAAGGCTGGTATTTATGAGGCATCCATCTGCCTGACGGACCGCCGGGGTTCTGTGGTGCGGAGAAGCTTGCGTATCCCGGTCGACTGCGGAAACAGAAACAGGGAGTGATCAATGAAAACAGCAGTATTCGGGGCAGTGACAGTTCTGCTGGCGATTCTGAGCCTTGCGGTTCTTCTGACGGTCAGGGACAGGGAAATCCGCAGCAGTGAACTGCAGCAGGCGGTTACACTGGCAGTGCGGACAAGCCTGCGGGAACAGATGCTGTCCGGAACGGAGGAACCGGCCGGACAGTCTGAGAAACAGAGACAGATGACCGAACAGGTGCAGCAGAGAATTCTGGAGCAGATCGGGCGTCGGTCCGAAATCTGTATTGAAGTGCTGGAAGCGGATGCGGGGATGGGAATTCTGTCGGTAAGGGTTACGGAAACCTGGCCGGAGCTGAACGGCTCCACCGGCCGGCTGGTATGTGTGCGGACCGCTGTATGGGACAGAAACCGGTGAAACGGAACAGAAAGGGCAGGGATATGAAACGACAGGGAAAGAGACTTCTGGCAGGCATGCTGGCCGGAATGGCCGTATTCTGGTCCTGTCCGGCGGGACTGCTGGCAGATGCGGGGATGGGAAAAGGCGTATATAAAGTGGCGACGGCATCCGGACTGTACCGGGCGGTGCGGGATCCTTCCTGCAGAAAAATAGTGCTGGGAGGAAATATCGTTCTGAAAAACAGTCTGCAGGTGTCAGAAAATCTGACCATCTGTGCTTACAGCCGCCGGGAAATTGCGGCGCAGCAAGCGGTGGCAGAAGTGACGGACAATGGGAAACTGACGCTGGATGGCAGCGTTACCCTCCGGTCTGCCGATCCGAAGGCAAGGGTGCTGTCTGCTGCGGGGCGGCGCTCCGCTGTTGCGGTAAAAGGGAATACGGTGATCCGGGGCGGCGCTGTGGGTATTTACAGCCGGGGAAATGAAATAACGGTCAGCGGTGGAAAAATCACCGGAGCGGCAGAACACGGAATTTTGATGAACCGGGGTGTATTGAAGATGAGCGGCGGCGTCATCTGTGCCAATGGAACCCTGGGCAGCAGCCGGAACCGGGGAAGTTACGGCGGCGGGATTTTTCTGTATGATGGCGCCGTACTGCGGATGGATGGAGGGATACTGGCAGGCAATCGCGGATGCAGCGGCGCGGCGCTGTATATTGATGATAACTGCAGCGCGAAAATCA
This genomic window contains:
- a CDS encoding LysR family transcriptional regulator; this translates as MTTFQIQCFLQVAQCLNFTEAANHLFIAQSSLSRNISNLENELNMKLFIRTRKYVRLTPGGAVLYREFSRLMKEIDQAVDQARNVEIGQSGLLRIGVIETQRSDNFLPEVLKTLRKKHPLINVDIQSGNFKDLRENVLNGQVDIALTMAFDLTDFPQDKIVSQNFRCSTGVCAMPKSHPLAGKSGVNINQMAEDTLIAISPDVSHGAYNSLIDLCAANGFTPRKIITARSIQDMLLNIESGLGYTVQDSNSISLLNRAVANVPLEGTTDLLFLTAVWCRSNLNPIIPIFMEILMDKACNLAPEESC
- a CDS encoding ATPase, T2SS/T4P/T4SS family; protein product: MREEKKWDYVLEPEDYGPLWRWVRDTDITDIDYNGTSLWITDSRNIRRQESAAGISAAFVERFCALIANQVSCQFNKVNNLLEAETDCLRISIVHESAAISGRSICIRKSLPICRITCESAVQTGYCSERILNFLIHCVRAQMNLVFIGEPGCGKTEAAKFFSTFIPAQDRVITIEDTPEWHYREMNPGKDCVEIRVGPHMTYTKAIRTSLRQNPRWLMLSEARSTEVKSLLECLSTGVHGITTLHADDVRKVPDRILNMMPDRTDADRLENDVYAFLDTAVLIRRVWDPVSGTVRRAIDQIGILSRDPAGNHMVQILEGGQENGTALPEDFLERMRRNGITDPYRTDGPDRAENRLLKK
- a CDS encoding sigma factor, which gives rise to MSDKEKSLETLSDSVYYKEYLGEARAADTLSAGELNVLYEMLPSRDPAVTDRIVNGWLMRIIAMAAEESEAPVPADDLIQEGNMALWTGLAQIDHPMPGTEVDELLKQTVQNAMRDYIRMETGHKSQEEAAVGKVALVRQAQEYLAETNGEVPDLKTLSEFTKLSEAEITDVLALLKE
- a CDS encoding class II aldolase/adducin family protein produces the protein MEQNYQKERAAVTDVCHKLWQRGIVAANDGNVSVKLDENHFLCTPSGVSKIDITPDMLVEVDGSGQVLYAKDGLKPSSEMKMHFRCYEKRKDVRAVVHAHPPVSTSYASMERALDGYQIMESIVNLGAVPVAPYARPSSDQVPDSITPYLEHHDAILLAHHGALTLGDCLQTAYFRMETLEMTAKMSLCIHLLGGEKDLPREKIDELIDLRENGYRLTGRHPGYVKYNSTEEIGE
- a CDS encoding bifunctional adenosylcobinamide kinase/adenosylcobinamide-phosphate guanylyltransferase, encoding MFLIVGGRFQGKTEFARRLAEKQKKTGSLQVLDCREIPEGQPVELSLGQMAQADVVACYEVFVKKLLEEQRNAAALTEDLVCGNPEVIVTMTELGCGIVPMDAGDVAWREASGRIGCALAAGAEEVWRMVCGLPQKLK
- a CDS encoding adenosylcobinamide-GDP ribazoletransferase, whose protein sequence is MKLIENLIVAFSMYSKIPMPHIEWNKENMRYTLCFFPLIGCVIGLLNWAWFRITLLADFHSSFVTAVFLLIPILVTGGIHMDGLLDTADALSSWQPRERRLEILKDSHAGAFAIITCCCYFIALFGIWSQITPKALLVLGVGFSLSRALSGYGVAVIPCAKGSGLAHTFAEAADRKICRRVLTAEIVLCAGTMTVIDPVRGAFAAAAAFLTFLACRRLALRKFGGTTGDIQGFFLQMCELIMTFAAVLGGALCS
- a CDS encoding citrate/2-methylcitrate synthase, giving the protein MVEWKDFAQKYADKCRNHDVISEELFDRYGVKRGLRDKNGAGVVTGLTNISRIDAFKMKDGKKTPCDGELRYRGYNICDLVEGIHGRRYGYEEIAYLILFGELPSEADLNFFIDILSRCRRLPTNFTRDVIMKGPTGDLMNSMTRSVLTLASYVDNPHDTSLENVLIQCIQLISEFPMLAVYSYHAYNHYVRDDSLYIHRPDPNLSTAENILMMLRPDKKFTAVEAMVLDIALILHMEHGGGNNSTFTTRVVTSAGSDTYSVIAAALSSLKGPRHGGANAKVVEMMRHIRDNVSDITDEDEVRDYLGRILMGEAFDGKGLIYGMGHAIYSKSDPRANIFRGFVKRLAEEKDRKDVFDFYSMVERLAPEVIADKRRIYKGVSANVDFYSGFVYSMLDIPVELFTPMFAMARIVGWSAHRLEELVNADKIIRPAYTSVVTDRDYIPIEERKDTHV
- a CDS encoding bifunctional adenosylcobinamide kinase/adenosylcobinamide-phosphate guanylyltransferase, with the protein product MIVFVTGGSGSGKSEYAESVSLALGKNRKKIYLATMRNQNAVSQARVDRHRKLRAGKGFETLEQAAGLEDIRLPGRPVVLLECLSNLLANEMFAPADGTDRKERLQEVILGGIRHLAQEAEHLVIVSNQVFSDGRAYDRETLRYMQVLGGLNASCGEMADEAWEVVCGIPAALKQTGAENEVN